One genomic window of Providencia hangzhouensis includes the following:
- a CDS encoding MBL fold metallo-hydrolase yields MLKIHQYEVGYCTHPGCVALKGASFKSCKFPARAWLIEDEHQRWLFDTGYATHFYDHTRHGIMRLYRTVTPVYFESKDALVNQLANDGLKPNDINGVILSHFHGDHIAGLRDFPDIPIICSGDGWAKTRPLTGFAALKNAFVSGLLPEDFEQRTVFYEGFPKVALPNELQVLGEGYAVNQQKTLFIVPLPGHAAGHIGLCVLTDSGWILLAGDAAWSPTNYRELRGPMAIANIIMDDKQAYYETLNKLHEIDKRNVVIQLCHEGDLL; encoded by the coding sequence ATGCTAAAAATTCATCAATATGAGGTGGGTTACTGCACACATCCAGGCTGTGTGGCTTTAAAAGGTGCTAGTTTTAAATCCTGTAAATTCCCAGCAAGAGCATGGCTGATTGAAGATGAACACCAGCGTTGGCTATTTGATACGGGTTATGCCACCCATTTTTATGATCATACGCGCCATGGCATTATGCGGTTATATCGAACCGTTACCCCAGTGTATTTCGAAAGCAAAGACGCCCTTGTCAATCAATTGGCTAATGATGGCTTAAAACCTAATGATATCAATGGGGTGATTTTGTCCCATTTTCATGGTGACCATATCGCGGGGCTACGTGACTTCCCTGACATCCCCATTATTTGCTCAGGAGATGGCTGGGCTAAAACACGCCCTTTAACAGGGTTTGCTGCATTGAAAAATGCCTTTGTCAGTGGTCTTCTACCAGAAGACTTTGAACAACGTACTGTATTTTATGAAGGTTTCCCAAAGGTGGCGTTACCGAATGAATTACAAGTTTTGGGCGAAGGCTATGCGGTAAATCAACAGAAGACGTTATTCATTGTGCCGCTTCCTGGGCATGCTGCAGGGCATATTGGTTTGTGTGTACTAACTGACTCAGGCTGGATATTGCTCGCAGGTGACGCAGCATGGTCTCCCACTAATTACCGTGAATTGCGCGGCCCTATGGCCATTGCCAATATCATCATGGATGATAAGCAGGCTTATTACGAAACACTCAATAAATTACATGAAATTGATAAACGCAATGTGGTTATCCAACTGTGCCACGAAGGGGATTTATTGTGA
- a CDS encoding F390 synthetase-related protein: MVILSMLWHYWRARHLTFRNRDELEAYQQKRLAHFKRKVLSKSPYFQRYINQPLSNFPIMNKQVMMDNFDEMNTAGLSSQKLLECAQKSEQSRDFAPKVGRYSVGLSSGTSGRRGLFVVSPEEQNVWSGSMLAKMLPKSLFSGERVALFLRANNNLYESVNNRWISLRFYDLFADFDLQLTALEQYQPSIIVAPAQVLCAIADAINQQKLQLNVQKVISVAEVLEPHDKQKLQNCFPNVGEVYQATEGFLGCTCSHGTLHLNEAFVHIEPNWLDNNRFSPIITDFTRKTQPIVRYQLDDVLVVKKNTCPCGSPEMAIERIEGRCDDLLQLPGYNGKMVTIFADPCARVIVNHLPVTADFRLTQQGNSLYLQAECSPMELSHCQQQLASYFASQHVDITQLDWQLSSAAITQALSVKKRRITRKEVK; this comes from the coding sequence ATTGTGATCCTCTCGATGCTTTGGCATTACTGGCGCGCTCGTCATTTGACGTTTCGCAACCGTGACGAGCTAGAAGCTTATCAACAAAAACGTTTGGCACATTTTAAGCGCAAAGTGCTATCGAAAAGCCCTTACTTTCAGCGATATATCAATCAGCCATTATCTAATTTTCCCATTATGAATAAACAAGTCATGATGGATAATTTTGATGAGATGAATACCGCCGGGCTTTCTAGCCAAAAACTTCTAGAATGTGCACAAAAAAGTGAGCAATCTCGGGATTTTGCCCCTAAAGTAGGGCGCTACAGTGTCGGGTTGTCCTCTGGAACCTCAGGCCGTCGAGGCCTTTTCGTTGTTAGCCCAGAAGAACAAAATGTTTGGTCTGGCAGCATGTTAGCTAAAATGCTACCTAAAAGTCTGTTTAGTGGTGAACGTGTTGCTTTATTTTTACGTGCTAATAATAACCTGTATGAAAGTGTCAATAACCGTTGGATTTCACTGCGTTTTTATGACCTTTTTGCAGATTTTGACCTGCAACTTACTGCACTTGAACAATATCAACCATCAATTATTGTTGCGCCAGCCCAAGTGCTATGCGCAATAGCTGACGCCATTAACCAACAGAAACTTCAACTAAATGTGCAGAAAGTCATTTCCGTGGCTGAAGTATTAGAACCCCATGATAAACAAAAATTACAGAATTGCTTCCCCAATGTTGGAGAGGTCTACCAAGCAACGGAAGGGTTTTTAGGCTGTACTTGTTCTCATGGTACTTTACACTTAAATGAAGCGTTTGTGCATATTGAGCCTAATTGGCTTGATAATAACCGTTTTTCGCCGATTATTACGGATTTTACCCGTAAAACACAGCCTATCGTTCGTTATCAACTGGATGATGTGTTAGTGGTGAAAAAAAACACCTGCCCATGTGGCTCCCCTGAAATGGCGATAGAACGCATTGAGGGTCGTTGTGATGATTTACTGCAACTTCCAGGCTATAACGGCAAAATGGTGACGATTTTTGCAGATCCCTGTGCGCGGGTTATTGTGAATCACTTACCTGTTACTGCTGATTTCCGCTTAACACAGCAAGGCAACTCATTATATTTACAGGCTGAATGCTCTCCCATGGAGTTATCCCATTGCCAGCAACAGCTAGCAAGTTACTTTGCAAGCCAACACGTTGATATTACGCAATTAGATTGGCAATTATCATCAGCCGCTATTACGCAAGCACTCTCGGTTAAAAAGCGACGTATAACCCGTAAGGAAGTAAAATGA
- a CDS encoding phosphatase PAP2 family protein, with the protein MNNRELFTRFIYCLLGWGTVGIVYQYTGQVTGQAHILLPSELDNAVPFSPDAIWLYLSFFLFIPLGYFLCPLRKTRPLMYAMQLCALVSGAVYLCYPTTMLYHDYDLSTLSGLALSALMNIDSPQNLLPSLHVSLTLVVLNALWSTQQKFRTVLAVIWALAICASVLVLKRHLFIDVVTGALTACGALVIVHTAKFVLKRNTNE; encoded by the coding sequence ATGAACAACAGGGAATTATTCACTCGCTTTATCTATTGCCTACTCGGCTGGGGAACCGTAGGTATTGTTTACCAATATACCGGGCAAGTGACTGGGCAAGCTCATATTTTACTCCCTAGTGAACTAGATAATGCCGTCCCATTTTCCCCCGATGCCATCTGGCTTTACCTCTCCTTTTTTCTGTTTATCCCACTTGGGTATTTTCTCTGTCCCCTAAGAAAAACGCGCCCACTTATGTATGCCATGCAACTCTGTGCGCTGGTTTCTGGGGCTGTTTATTTGTGCTACCCCACGACTATGCTGTACCACGATTACGACTTATCAACCTTATCCGGACTGGCTTTATCTGCTTTAATGAATATTGATAGCCCACAAAATTTACTACCTTCTCTACATGTCTCATTGACTCTCGTCGTACTGAATGCATTATGGTCAACACAACAAAAATTTCGCACGGTTCTAGCCGTAATTTGGGCCCTTGCTATTTGTGCTTCTGTATTGGTGTTAAAACGCCATTTATTTATTGATGTGGTCACTGGCGCACTCACCGCTTGTGGGGCATTAGTGATTGTTCACACTGCGAAGTTTGTCTTAAAGAGAAACACTAATGAATGA
- a CDS encoding sterol desaturase family protein: MNELTFPIVFMLAVVVAEGLVIAKTQKGTVSWQELVFNLNSGHIMLWLFRGLEIFCYGFVVTHYSFNLVENWPTALVWVFTIFAWDFGFYWLHRLHHTYRVLWAVHVVHHQGEHYNLSLGVRNSWYSSLTSIPFFMLLALMGIPLEVFITVSILHYTIQFFNHSALIPRLGWLEKFMVTPQHHRVHHVKEGHYSNRNFGGSFIFWDKLFGTFSKLPETEHHFGIKGAPASENPFIDSNLPFWRIIKRRSQPKEKPAPLFRANQIVLVMGTLLLFSLVIGYVYIYGYGYQGTTQQQVILFILLALGTVALSGISDGRKIGLMSWFFIACLLLICILFIWQWTTPFWVIFTTALWLHSLLMLLGIGRKPIQVRDVA, translated from the coding sequence ATGAATGAATTAACCTTTCCGATTGTTTTCATGTTAGCGGTTGTGGTCGCAGAAGGTTTGGTGATAGCCAAAACACAAAAAGGAACCGTTAGCTGGCAAGAATTGGTGTTCAACCTGAACTCTGGCCATATTATGCTGTGGCTGTTTAGAGGGTTAGAGATTTTTTGTTACGGCTTTGTCGTGACCCACTACTCATTCAATCTCGTTGAAAACTGGCCAACCGCACTGGTGTGGGTGTTTACGATTTTTGCTTGGGACTTTGGCTTTTACTGGCTACACCGTTTACACCATACTTACCGTGTTTTATGGGCCGTTCATGTGGTACATCACCAAGGGGAGCACTATAACCTATCATTAGGCGTGCGTAATTCGTGGTATTCATCACTCACATCAATCCCATTCTTTATGTTGCTGGCACTAATGGGGATCCCATTAGAAGTGTTTATCACCGTTTCAATATTGCACTATACCATTCAATTTTTTAACCACAGTGCGCTGATCCCGCGTTTGGGTTGGTTGGAGAAATTTATGGTAACGCCACAGCACCACCGAGTTCACCATGTGAAAGAAGGACACTATTCCAACCGTAATTTTGGCGGCAGTTTTATTTTTTGGGACAAACTATTTGGTACGTTTTCCAAATTACCTGAAACGGAACACCATTTTGGCATCAAAGGGGCTCCTGCTTCTGAAAACCCATTTATTGATAGTAATTTGCCTTTTTGGCGTATCATTAAACGTCGTAGTCAACCCAAGGAAAAACCCGCACCATTATTTCGCGCGAACCAAATCGTATTAGTAATGGGAACACTTCTCCTATTTAGCCTAGTTATTGGTTATGTCTATATTTATGGCTATGGTTATCAGGGAACGACTCAACAGCAAGTGATTTTATTTATCTTATTAGCCTTAGGTACCGTGGCACTATCAGGTATTTCAGATGGCCGCAAAATTGGCCTGATGAGCTGGTTTTTTATCGCTTGCTTACTATTAATTTGCATTTTATTTATTTGGCAATGGACAACGCCATTTTGGGTAATTTTTACCACGGCTCTGTGGCTGCATAGTTTATTAATGTTACTTGGTATCGGCCGAAAACCCATACAGGTGCGTGATGTCGCCTGA
- a CDS encoding fatty acid desaturase family protein: MSPEPLRPLGYQHRHDQAFQKALNKAAKHYLQQRADHRFADLRFYLKSLVLILCCLGSYGIALCVNVSWAFFIFYPLFICFALLLAINLVHDASHNAIFKQAKANYWLNFWVTIPLGLDPECWRVRHIIFHHAHTNIRHYDLDIEENFVLRQTPYQRWYPFMRAQHLYWPLIAAMTFPALIWFFDWMDRFHMTRVAPHMRHQGRRGIGAFLLAKLLHLIVAIVIPAFVITDISLGTLLLTYLFSQMLASLVFVVLILGTHWAKATFYTPPKEGNMPHGFYTHTFSTTYDWQTTPRWLTYWLGGLNLHLTHHLFPNWNHRHYPALAKIIEQTAEQFSMDYHCISAKELFVYQQQFLKEMGTGKQADEH, from the coding sequence ATGTCGCCTGAGCCGCTAAGGCCGTTAGGCTACCAACACCGCCATGATCAAGCGTTCCAAAAAGCGTTGAACAAGGCCGCTAAACACTATTTACAACAGCGTGCAGATCACCGGTTCGCTGACTTACGCTTTTATTTAAAAAGCTTGGTTTTAATCTTGTGCTGCCTAGGCAGTTACGGCATAGCGCTATGTGTTAACGTGTCTTGGGCTTTTTTTATTTTTTATCCCCTGTTTATCTGTTTCGCATTATTATTGGCAATTAATTTAGTTCATGATGCTTCCCATAATGCGATTTTCAAACAGGCCAAAGCCAATTATTGGCTCAATTTTTGGGTCACTATTCCGTTGGGTTTAGACCCTGAATGTTGGCGAGTCAGGCATATTATTTTTCACCATGCTCACACCAACATTCGTCATTATGATTTAGATATCGAAGAAAATTTTGTCTTGCGCCAAACCCCTTATCAGCGCTGGTACCCGTTTATGCGAGCTCAGCATCTGTATTGGCCATTAATTGCCGCAATGACTTTCCCTGCATTGATTTGGTTCTTTGATTGGATGGATAGATTTCATATGACGCGCGTCGCTCCTCATATGCGCCATCAAGGCCGTCGTGGTATTGGGGCATTTTTATTGGCTAAGTTACTACATTTGATTGTTGCAATAGTCATACCTGCGTTTGTTATCACTGATATCAGTTTAGGTACCTTGCTACTCACTTACTTATTTAGCCAAATGCTTGCCTCCCTCGTATTTGTTGTATTAATACTTGGCACCCATTGGGCGAAAGCAACTTTTTATACGCCCCCCAAAGAAGGCAATATGCCGCATGGTTTTTATACTCATACTTTTTCAACCACTTATGATTGGCAAACCACACCTCGTTGGCTAACCTATTGGTTAGGCGGGTTAAACTTACATCTTACACATCATTTATTTCCGAATTGGAACCACCGCCATTACCCTGCACTTGCTAAGATCATTGAGCAAACCGCCGAACAGTTTTCGATGGATTATCATTGTATTAGCGCGAAAGAACTGTTTGTTTACCAACAACAATTTTTAAAAGAGATGGGAACGGGCAAGCAAGCGGATGAGCACTGA
- a CDS encoding polysaccharide deacetylase family protein translates to MSKRFLLLLCILFTNYLPQSLASETVNNTDDWQLADIPPKLVQTKQPEIIFAMIAGEMRAVAELNAEHGFYAYSPSGDYCAMQFGNGYAFVKTVSFSNQKPRYVPEVDRLNDLQNPIYDYLVTHQKTAVYNSTQSNSKQIASLWENLRYPVLARMIKTDKAGEKTAWLTIRLGDRLGYVRLDDVALDKGIPILTYHHILKDSENKHFRDTSTTTSVEAFREQMNYLKQAGYQTLSLADVEDYLNKSANLPGKAVVLTFDDGLKSVYRYALPILRHNRQQATLFIISSRIKTQPQKWSAHDLQFMNKQEIKDSRDVFNIQSHTHFLHRLDNHNSPILFSRKEHTIMLDFKRSMRILSRFEPEQRYLAYPFGGYNQSAMDAAKDAGLHLAVTTIQGKVKLGDNPFALKRLYAFRTDPLEKFAQMVGNSEKSVINQNIIIDR, encoded by the coding sequence ATGTCTAAACGATTTCTTTTATTGCTTTGTATTTTATTTACGAATTATCTTCCCCAATCTTTGGCTTCTGAGACCGTCAACAACACTGACGATTGGCAGTTGGCAGACATCCCACCAAAGCTAGTGCAAACAAAACAGCCTGAAATTATTTTTGCGATGATTGCTGGAGAAATGCGAGCCGTCGCAGAACTCAATGCAGAACACGGTTTTTATGCCTATTCTCCTTCGGGGGATTATTGTGCAATGCAGTTTGGCAATGGGTATGCCTTTGTAAAAACAGTATCGTTTTCTAACCAAAAACCGCGTTATGTACCTGAAGTGGATAGGCTAAATGATTTACAAAATCCCATTTATGATTATTTGGTCACGCACCAAAAAACAGCGGTATATAACTCAACTCAGAGTAATAGTAAGCAAATTGCCTCTTTATGGGAAAACCTGCGCTACCCTGTGTTAGCACGGATGATTAAAACGGATAAAGCAGGAGAAAAGACTGCTTGGCTAACGATTCGCCTAGGGGATAGGCTGGGCTATGTGCGTTTAGATGATGTAGCATTAGATAAAGGCATTCCAATTTTAACTTATCACCATATTCTCAAAGACAGTGAAAATAAGCATTTTCGTGACACGTCAACGACGACATCTGTGGAAGCATTTCGTGAACAAATGAATTATTTAAAACAGGCGGGTTACCAAACGCTTTCGCTTGCCGATGTGGAAGATTATCTGAATAAATCTGCTAACTTACCAGGTAAAGCAGTCGTGCTGACATTTGATGATGGTTTAAAATCAGTTTATCGCTATGCATTACCGATTTTAAGGCATAACCGCCAGCAGGCGACGCTATTTATTATTTCTTCGCGGATTAAAACACAGCCACAAAAATGGTCAGCGCATGACTTACAATTTATGAATAAACAAGAGATAAAAGATAGCCGAGACGTTTTTAATATCCAATCTCATACTCACTTTTTACATCGTTTAGATAATCATAATTCACCCATTTTATTTAGCCGGAAAGAACATACGATCATGTTGGATTTCAAACGATCGATGAGAATTCTAAGCCGTTTCGAACCTGAGCAGCGTTACCTTGCATATCCATTTGGTGGTTATAACCAATCAGCGATGGATGCGGCTAAAGATGCGGGGCTACATCTTGCCGTCACTACGATTCAAGGAAAAGTTAAATTGGGGGATAACCCTTTTGCGCTCAAACGTTTGTATGCTTTTCGGACTGACCCATTAGAGAAATTTGCTCAGATGGTAGGAAATAGTGAAAAAAGCGTCATAAATCAAAATATTATTATCGACAGATAA
- a CDS encoding mandelate racemase/muconate lactonizing enzyme family protein has product MKIKEISTFIMHVPVTNDLIGDSTHSITHWGMPGVMIKTECGLVGYGHTGTHADITTDRLITTIIEDVFGPMLLGEDPTEVRYLHRKLTRSSTNIWVGRGGLMQMAISAIDIALWDLKAKAADQPLWQLFGGSKHNKVNAYNTDCGWLVRSQEDLVDDCKKMIFEEGFKAIKMKIGKPDPREDLQRIEAVRNAIGDDIDLMVDANGKWDISIAKQYGHRLNDFNIKWFEEPLWHDDVASHKQLAAYMDTPIALGELLYHNDSFKEFVLAGAVDYLQPDATRCGGLTAVWEIADLGMAFNLPVTPHHGDMMQAQLHLVMAHPACSLLEFIPWTLDCFVDPVEVIDGVYTTPTAPGAGTTLKPEALAKFNVK; this is encoded by the coding sequence ATGAAAATAAAAGAAATTAGTACTTTTATCATGCACGTACCTGTCACTAATGACCTAATTGGTGACTCAACTCACAGCATTACCCATTGGGGGATGCCGGGTGTCATGATCAAAACAGAATGTGGATTAGTCGGTTATGGCCACACAGGGACACATGCCGACATCACCACTGACCGTTTAATCACCACTATTATTGAAGATGTTTTCGGCCCAATGTTACTCGGCGAAGACCCAACAGAAGTGCGCTATTTACATCGAAAACTCACTCGCAGCTCAACCAATATCTGGGTAGGTCGTGGTGGTTTGATGCAAATGGCGATTTCTGCCATCGATATCGCCCTTTGGGACCTTAAAGCTAAAGCCGCAGATCAGCCGCTATGGCAACTGTTTGGCGGTTCAAAACACAATAAAGTTAACGCCTATAACACCGACTGCGGTTGGTTAGTGCGTAGCCAAGAAGACTTAGTCGATGATTGTAAAAAAATGATCTTCGAAGAAGGCTTCAAAGCAATAAAAATGAAAATTGGTAAACCAGATCCACGCGAAGATCTACAACGTATTGAAGCTGTTCGTAACGCAATTGGCGACGATATCGACCTAATGGTCGATGCAAACGGTAAATGGGATATCAGTATTGCCAAGCAATATGGCCACCGTTTAAATGATTTCAATATTAAGTGGTTTGAAGAACCATTATGGCATGATGATGTCGCCAGCCATAAACAGCTTGCTGCTTATATGGATACACCTATCGCATTAGGTGAATTACTTTATCACAATGATTCATTTAAAGAATTTGTCTTGGCGGGTGCGGTTGATTACTTACAACCTGATGCAACACGCTGTGGCGGTTTAACAGCGGTATGGGAAATTGCTGACTTAGGTATGGCCTTTAATTTACCAGTGACACCACACCATGGCGATATGATGCAGGCACAATTGCATCTGGTAATGGCACATCCCGCTTGTTCTTTACTGGAATTTATTCCATGGACACTGGATTGCTTTGTTGACCCAGTCGAAGTCATTGATGGTGTTTATACCACACCAACCGCGCCTGGGGCAGGTACGACGTTAAAACCTGAAGCATTAGCCAAATTTAACGTGAAATAA
- a CDS encoding MFS transporter: protein MSTNTDHLSSATSKAIRKIIPMVVLMFILAYLDRSNIGFAKQEFQLTTGLSDAAYAFGAGIFFIGYALFEVPSNILLYRIGARVWLSRIMVTWGLVSAAMMFAHDETTFIVLRFLLGVSEAGFFPGVILYLTFWFPQNIRARVTGYFLFGAPLAFIIGGPLSGSLLSLEGTSFAFGLYGWQLMFVVEGLLASIVGIWVFFYLDDRPEKAKWLTAEEKSALSAKLALEEDAKAGHSPKGALRALLDMRVLYLCLIWFTVQVCGYGIYFFLPTQIGTLLGSKVGILVGFVTAIPPLCAAIAVYYVPRISERLKERRKVAAITFMLGAAGIAVSGLFDSIPVIAIIALCVAAAGHLAMQPLYWSFPSAYLGGTAAASGIALINSVGNLGGFVAPNLRVWAETTFESARAGLYFIALVAFIGGLLILTLKRLGIEKRFED from the coding sequence ATGTCCACCAATACGGATCATTTATCATCGGCTACCAGCAAAGCAATACGAAAAATAATACCTATGGTGGTATTAATGTTCATATTGGCTTATTTAGACCGTTCAAATATTGGTTTTGCAAAACAAGAGTTTCAATTAACAACTGGGTTAAGTGACGCTGCATACGCATTTGGCGCAGGGATCTTTTTTATCGGCTACGCACTATTTGAAGTGCCAAGTAATATTCTGTTGTACCGAATTGGCGCTCGGGTATGGTTATCGCGCATTATGGTCACATGGGGGCTAGTCTCTGCCGCCATGATGTTTGCTCATGATGAAACCACCTTTATTGTGCTGCGTTTCTTACTTGGTGTCAGTGAAGCTGGCTTCTTTCCGGGGGTTATTCTGTATTTAACCTTCTGGTTCCCACAAAATATCCGAGCACGGGTGACAGGCTACTTCTTATTTGGGGCACCACTGGCGTTTATCATTGGCGGCCCATTATCTGGCTCATTATTGTCGTTAGAAGGAACTTCATTTGCCTTCGGTTTATACGGCTGGCAGTTAATGTTTGTCGTAGAAGGTTTATTAGCGTCTATTGTCGGGATTTGGGTGTTCTTTTACCTTGATGACCGCCCTGAAAAAGCCAAATGGCTGACAGCTGAGGAAAAAAGTGCACTTTCCGCTAAATTAGCCTTGGAAGAAGATGCCAAAGCAGGCCATAGCCCGAAAGGCGCCTTGAGAGCATTATTAGATATGCGCGTTCTCTACCTGTGTCTGATTTGGTTTACCGTTCAAGTATGTGGCTATGGGATTTATTTCTTCTTACCAACCCAAATCGGTACGTTGTTGGGCAGTAAAGTCGGCATACTTGTAGGCTTTGTTACCGCCATTCCACCACTGTGTGCGGCGATTGCGGTTTATTATGTACCTCGTATTTCAGAACGTCTAAAAGAACGTCGTAAGGTCGCTGCCATCACCTTTATGTTAGGTGCGGCGGGAATTGCGGTTTCTGGTTTATTCGATAGCATTCCCGTCATTGCGATTATTGCCCTGTGTGTGGCAGCGGCTGGTCACTTGGCGATGCAGCCTCTGTATTGGAGCTTCCCATCTGCATACTTAGGCGGCACCGCAGCTGCATCGGGTATTGCTTTGATTAACTCAGTGGGTAACTTAGGTGGTTTTGTGGCACCAAACTTACGAGTTTGGGCTGAAACTACCTTTGAATCTGCCCGTGCAGGACTCTATTTTATCGCATTGGTCGCCTTTATCGGTGGTCTGTTGATTCTGACATTAAAAAGATTAGGTATTGAAAAACGATTTGAAGATTAA
- a CDS encoding Crp/Fnr family transcriptional regulator: protein MNIAVQNSQLVLTHENILEILKTNSWFSNLPDYLISILMTCATLRFYPDGEMVHYQGDPARGLYAVIQGSVKVSSISSDGRECVFRYLSPGNWFGEIAMLDKSARTHDAKAISPTILLTISPKDLTMILEKHPVFYQFLNILLCKVIRNAFTIINDSALLSVSARLAKRLLSLAEGYGEPHEKGIQLSLYLTQDDLATIINTTRQTINKRLVAWEKLGWIDAKYGKIILVNLPALKQISEDDEE from the coding sequence ATGAACATTGCGGTACAAAACAGCCAATTAGTTCTAACGCATGAAAATATTCTTGAAATATTAAAAACAAATAGTTGGTTTAGTAACTTACCTGATTATTTGATTTCCATCTTAATGACATGCGCCACATTACGTTTCTATCCAGATGGTGAAATGGTTCACTATCAGGGTGACCCTGCTCGTGGTCTATATGCGGTGATTCAAGGTTCAGTAAAAGTAAGTTCAATTTCCTCAGATGGCCGTGAATGTGTATTTCGCTATCTTTCACCAGGCAATTGGTTTGGCGAAATTGCCATGCTAGATAAATCAGCGCGCACCCATGATGCCAAAGCGATTAGCCCAACCATTTTACTGACAATATCACCGAAAGACTTAACCATGATCTTGGAAAAACACCCCGTTTTTTACCAATTTCTGAATATTTTACTCTGCAAAGTGATTCGTAATGCCTTTACCATTATCAATGACAGTGCCTTATTATCTGTTTCAGCCCGACTCGCCAAACGCTTATTGAGCTTAGCAGAAGGCTATGGCGAACCTCATGAAAAAGGAATTCAACTAAGCTTATATCTCACACAAGATGACTTAGCGACCATCATTAATACCACACGGCAAACCATCAATAAGCGTTTAGTCGCATGGGAAAAACTAGGCTGGATTGATGCAAAATACGGGAAAATTATTTTAGTTAACCTCCCCGCGCTGAAGCAAATATCGGAAGATGATGAGGAATAA
- the exuR gene encoding transcriptional regulator ExuR, translating into MSSQESEPRLYQQVAALVKERIENDEYPVGTKLPAERLLADEMKVSRTVIREAIIMLEVEGYVDVRKGSGIHVISNRSNNSVNTETGLEFSRCGPFELLQARQLIESHIAEFAATQATKEDILKLVDIQKHARKEDRFRDSTWDLAFHMQIAASTHNSAMVVIVEQMWSQRLRNPYWLKLHEHIDNRSIESWCDEHDQILQALARRDPKGARQAMWQHLENTKKMLFNATSDDFEFTMDRYFFADSPTMDDNS; encoded by the coding sequence ATGAGCTCACAAGAGAGTGAACCGCGCCTATACCAACAAGTTGCGGCTCTGGTCAAAGAACGTATCGAAAATGACGAATACCCAGTTGGCACTAAATTACCTGCGGAACGGTTACTTGCTGACGAAATGAAGGTGAGCCGTACTGTGATCCGTGAAGCCATCATTATGTTAGAAGTAGAAGGCTATGTGGATGTACGCAAAGGATCTGGCATACATGTTATTAGTAATCGGTCTAATAACTCAGTCAATACAGAAACGGGATTAGAGTTTAGCCGCTGTGGGCCGTTTGAGCTCTTACAAGCAAGGCAACTGATTGAAAGCCATATCGCCGAGTTTGCCGCGACCCAAGCCACCAAAGAAGATATTTTAAAACTAGTTGATATTCAAAAGCATGCTCGCAAAGAGGATCGTTTTCGTGATTCAACATGGGATCTTGCTTTTCACATGCAAATTGCCGCGTCGACCCATAACAGTGCGATGGTGGTGATCGTTGAGCAAATGTGGAGCCAACGCTTACGTAACCCTTACTGGCTCAAGCTTCATGAGCACATTGATAACCGTTCGATTGAGAGCTGGTGCGATGAACATGACCAAATTTTGCAGGCGTTAGCGCGTCGAGACCCTAAAGGGGCGCGGCAAGCTATGTGGCAACATTTGGAAAATACCAAAAAAATGTTATTCAATGCGACCAGTGATGACTTCGAATTCACCATGGATCGCTATTTCTTCGCAGATAGCCCAACCATGGATGATAACAGCTAG